GAGGGATTTCCGGAGTACGTCCATCAGGAGCGTCGGGCCGTGGAACTCCGATTGTTCGAGATCGGGATCATCCCGGGACTCCTCCAGACGCCCGAGTACGCTCAGGCTCTCGCGGCAAGCTCCGTCGCGCGAGGAAGCATCACGGAGGACCAGGCTGCGCAGCGGTTGGCGTTCCTGGTCGAGCGGCAACAGATTCTGGAGCAGCAGCGACCGCCGATGCTCTTCGTCGTGATGGACGAGAGCTGCATCCGCCATCTGGTAGGTGGCCCCGACGTCATGGCAGCGCAGCTCGACCGGCTCGTGGTGCTCGCGGCGCGCCCGTACACGGTCATCCAGGTCGCACCGTTCGTCCTGGGGGAGAGGCGTTCGCTCAACCGACCGGTGACACTGGCGAGTCTGCCAGACCGGTCCGTGCTCTCCTACGCCGAGTCGCAGGCTCAGGGCAACCTGGAGCGGGAGAGCGGCCCCGTGGCGTCCACGCTCACGCTCTACCATCAACTTGTGGCGGAATCGCTCTCCCAGGCGGACACCGCGGCCATGATCAGAGAAGTGCGAAAGGGCATGCTGTGACGACCGAGTCCCCCCGCTGGTTCAAGTCCTCCTACAGCGCTGACGGTGGCCAGTGCGTGGAGGTCGCCCACAACCTCGTGCCCGCCCTCGGAGTCGTCCCCGTCCGTGACTCGAAGGTTCCCGCCGGGCCGGCCCTCGCCGTCTCCGCCGCCGCCTTCACCGCCTTCGTCGACTCGGTCAAGGGGCGGCGGGCCGGCGTCTGAGACCGCGCATGATCCAGGCCCCGGCGCCCGAGGCGGACCTCAGCCGGAGAAGGCGAGGTGCGCCAGCCGCACCGGTCCGCGCAGCTCGACGCGGAGGTCCGTCACGTCCCGCACGTGGCAGGCCACCGTCACGGCGGCGTAGGCGTAGGGACCGTCCGTCGGTCCCACGGTGACGGCGGCCAGGGCGGTCGTCCCGTCGGCCCGGAAGACCGTCACCTCGCCCGTCCCCGAGGCCGTCACGGTGATCTCCGTGACGCCGTCGCCGAAGTCGCACGCGCGGTAGAGCAGGGCGCCGGGGACGTCCGGGTCCGCCGACGTCACCGCGTCCCCCGTGGCCTTCGTACGGTCCACGATCACCGTCCCGGACTGCTCGTCGTAGTCGGCCGCGGCGAGACCGGCCACCAGGACCGGGCGCGGCCCCGGCGTCTCGCCCGTCACGTCGACGCGGACCGTGCGGCGGACGTCCGCACTGGACGCGCCCGCGTGGATCTCGTACGGGCCGGGCTCCACCGTCCACCGGCCGTGGGCCACGTCCCAGTGGCCGAGCGCCGAGCGGGGCACCGCGAACGAGAGCGCGGCGGTCGCGCCGGGGGCGAGGTGGACGCGTTCGTGGGCGAGCAGCTCGCGGTGCGGTCGCGGCACCGAGGGCGCGACCGCCCGCCCGTACACCTGGACGACCTCGTCGGCGGCGACGGCGCCGCTGTTGGTGACCGTGCAGGAGATCCGCAGGGTCTCCCCGTCCACGGCCGCCGTCAGCTCCCGGTACGCGAACGTCGTGTACGACAGGCCGTGTCCGAACGGGAACAGCGGCGTGCCGTCGAAGTACAGATAGGTCTGCCGGCCGCCGATGATGTCGTAGTCGAAGAGGTCCGGCAGGTCCGCGTCGGCCGCGTACCAGGTCTGGGGGAGCCGCCCCGCGGGGGAGACGTCACCGGCGAGCACCCGGGCGAGCGCCGTGCCCGCCGCCTGCCCGCCGTGCGCGGTCCACAGCAGGGACGGGAGCGCGGCGGCGGCCTCCGTGACCGCGTACGGGTAGGAGGAGACCAGGACGAGCGCGGTCCGCGGGTTGGCCGTGTGCGCGGCCCGCCAGAGCCGCTCCTGGTGCGCCGGGAGGGCGAGCGTCGTGCGGTCCTCGGTCTCGCGGCCGTTGATGTGCGGGTCGTTCCCCGCGACGACGATCACCGTGTCCGCCCCAGCCGCGGCCCGCGCGACCGCCTCCTCGCCCCGTTCGACCATCTCCACCGTGAAGAGTTCGGCGGATTCCCGGTCGGCGGCAACCTTCACGCCGTCGGCGGCGACAGAGACGTAGCCACCCGTACCGAGGTGCAGAAGGAGGTGCCCGTGCGCATGCCCCTCATGGGTTTCGAGCCGGAAGGTCTCGTGGACGACCCAGCCGCCCGGCTCGTCCGCCGAGGCGCGGACGAAGCCGTCCTCGGCGACCGACAGGTACCGGCCGTCGGGGGCGCGCAGGGTCAGCACCCCGTCGCCCCAGTCGACCAGGGCGAGTTCCGAGCCCGCCGCGTCGGCGGTGAGCGGCGGCAGGTCGGTACGGCCGGCGAGCAGCGCCGGATCGAGCGCGCCCTCCGTGCCCCGTGCCGCGCCGTGACCCGCGCCGTCGCCCGCGGGCACCCGCAGCGCGGCGCCGGACGCGGTCCGCAGCCGTATCCGGTCGACGCCCTCGGCGAAGCTCACCCGGTCCGCGCCGAACCGCTCCCGCAGTCCGTCCAGCGGGGAGGAGCGGCGGATCAGGGAGCCGCTGTACCAGTCCAGTCGGCAGGCGTCGCCGAGCAGTCCGACCACGGCGATCCGGCGCCCGTCGTCCGCGAGGGGGAGCAGCGGACCGCCTGTCTCCAGGGGTTCGTTGCGCAGCAGGACGACGGCCGCCTCGGCCACCTCGCGGGCCAGTTCGCGGTGCTCGGGCGTGTCGAAGCGGGCCTCGTCCGCGTACGGATCGAGTTCCGGGTCGAACTCGCCGAGCAGGAACCTCACGGTCAGCTGCCGTCCGGCCGCCCGGTCCACGTCCTTCTGGTCGATCAGGCCCGCCTCCAGGGCCCGCCGCAGCCTTCCGAGGATCACCGAGCTGTCCGTGCCGTGGTCGGTGAACGAGTCCACTCCGGCGCGCAGCGACGCCGCCACGGCCTTCTCGTGGGTCGCGAAGTACCCCTGGGAGTCAGCGAGGTTGGAGGGGGCGCCCGCGTCTGAGCAGACCAGCAGTTCCTGCCCGGTCCAGGTGCGCAGCTCCTCCTCCATGTACGGGGAGAGGTGGTTGGGCCGGCCGTTGACCAGGTTGTACGCGGGCATCACCCCGGCCACCGCGCCCGCCTCGACGGGCCCGCGGAAGGCGCGCAGGTCGTACTCGCGCAGCACCCGGGGGCGTACGGAGGCGGAGGAGGTGTCCCTGGCCGTCTCGTTGTTGTGCGCCAGCCAGTGCTTGAGGACGGGCGCCGTGCGCCAGTACACGGGATGGTCCCCGCGCAGACCCCTCGTGTACGCGGTGGCGATCGCGGCGGTCAGCGCCGGGTCCTCCGCGTAGCCTTCCTCGCCGCGTCCCCAGAGCGGGTTGCGCAGCAGATTCACGGTCGGGGCCCAGACGTTGAGCCCGACGCGGTCGTCCTCGGCGCGCATCGCGCGCGCCTCGCGGGAGACCGCCTCGCCGACCCGGCGCACCAACTCCGGGTGCCAGGTGGCCCCGAGGCCCACGGACTGCGGGAAGACGGTGGCCGGTCCCATCCAGGCGACGCCGTGCAGGGCCTCCTGGCCGGTGCGGAAGGCTCCGAGGCCGACGCCGGCGGCGCCCGGCGTGAACTGGTGCAGCAGGTGCAGACGTTCCTCGGCGGTGAGCCGGTCGAGCAGGTCGTCGACCCGGCGGGCGACGGGGAGGGCCGGGTCACGGAAGGGCAGCCGGTGTGCGGTCACGTACGAGTCCCTTGCAGAGGGGCGTGGAGGCCGGGAGGACTGGGCTTTCGAAGCGCTTCGATGCTCCGTGCGCGAAGAGTGGGTGTCAAGCCGGAGTCCACGGTCATCCCCGGGACGCGCAAGACCACTTGCGGAGTCCGGTGCCGACGTGGAATCCCCGAGATTCTCGACGACGACTCTTGCCGCGCCTGTGACGTTCACTTAACCTCGCAGCAATATCGAAGCGCTTCGACTCTCGGTCGTCGAGAGCGCCCCGGGGTTCCGCCCCGTCCGCACCACCACCTCCACCGCAGCCGGCCGGCGCCCCCGCGGTCGCCGCATGTCCTGGCGCGTGCCACGAAGGGTTGACGCAATGACGCCGAACGCCGTCTCCACGGGCTCCCGGAGAACTCCCCCGAGCCGGAGCGACTCCGGGCAGAGCCGCAGGGGCTTCCTCGCCTCCACCGCCGTCGCCGCGGCCGTGGTCGCCGGCGGCGCGCCGCTGCTCACGGCCTGCGGCGGCGGTGACGCGGACAAGGGGAAGAAGGACGGCACCACCACCGGCAAGGACGCGGCCAAGCTCCTCCCCGCCTTCGTCGCGAGCACCGTCGTCGCCCCCGACATCGCGCCGAGGAACGGCTCGGCGGCCGGCTTCACCCGCGCCATCCCCGGGGCCGAACTCAGGGCCTCCGTCACCGGGAAGCGGGGCAGGGGCGGCGCCCTCACGATCATGGCCCCGTTCTGGGGACCGCCGCCCGCCCCCGACAACCCGTACTACCGAGCCATGAACGAGGCCATCGGCGTCCGGGCCACCTGGCAGAACCAGGACGGCAACGTCTACGACCAGAAGCTCGGCGCCGTCCTCGCCTCCAGCGAGATCCCCGACGTGGTCGTCGTCCCCGGCTGGAACCTCGGCGGCAAGATACCCAGCGCCGTCGACGCCAAGTTCGAGGACCTCGGCCCGTACCTCTCGGGCGACAAGGTCAAGGCGTACCCCAACCTCGCGGCGATCCCCACCGACGCCTGGCAGCGCTCCCTCTTCGGCGGCAGGCTCCGCGGCCTGCC
This sequence is a window from Streptomyces sp. NBC_00691. Protein-coding genes within it:
- a CDS encoding helix-turn-helix domain-containing protein → MVNRKELDPDSGPMAAYGARMRRLREEQGWTQEELADRTGYSSKHISGVETGSRPATLKFSGVVDAAFGLTGTDRSFDRECRQVRHGVLLEGFPEYVHQERRAVELRLFEIGIIPGLLQTPEYAQALAASSVARGSITEDQAAQRLAFLVERQQILEQQRPPMLFVVMDESCIRHLVGGPDVMAAQLDRLVVLAARPYTVIQVAPFVLGERRSLNRPVTLASLPDRSVLSYAESQAQGNLERESGPVASTLTLYHQLVAESLSQADTAAMIREVRKGML
- a CDS encoding DUF397 domain-containing protein: MTTESPRWFKSSYSADGGQCVEVAHNLVPALGVVPVRDSKVPAGPALAVSAAAFTAFVDSVKGRRAGV
- a CDS encoding glycoside hydrolase family 3 C-terminal domain-containing protein, which encodes MTAHRLPFRDPALPVARRVDDLLDRLTAEERLHLLHQFTPGAAGVGLGAFRTGQEALHGVAWMGPATVFPQSVGLGATWHPELVRRVGEAVSREARAMRAEDDRVGLNVWAPTVNLLRNPLWGRGEEGYAEDPALTAAIATAYTRGLRGDHPVYWRTAPVLKHWLAHNNETARDTSSASVRPRVLREYDLRAFRGPVEAGAVAGVMPAYNLVNGRPNHLSPYMEEELRTWTGQELLVCSDAGAPSNLADSQGYFATHEKAVAASLRAGVDSFTDHGTDSSVILGRLRRALEAGLIDQKDVDRAAGRQLTVRFLLGEFDPELDPYADEARFDTPEHRELAREVAEAAVVLLRNEPLETGGPLLPLADDGRRIAVVGLLGDACRLDWYSGSLIRRSSPLDGLRERFGADRVSFAEGVDRIRLRTASGAALRVPAGDGAGHGAARGTEGALDPALLAGRTDLPPLTADAAGSELALVDWGDGVLTLRAPDGRYLSVAEDGFVRASADEPGGWVVHETFRLETHEGHAHGHLLLHLGTGGYVSVAADGVKVAADRESAELFTVEMVERGEEAVARAAAGADTVIVVAGNDPHINGRETEDRTTLALPAHQERLWRAAHTANPRTALVLVSSYPYAVTEAAAALPSLLWTAHGGQAAGTALARVLAGDVSPAGRLPQTWYAADADLPDLFDYDIIGGRQTYLYFDGTPLFPFGHGLSYTTFAYRELTAAVDGETLRISCTVTNSGAVAADEVVQVYGRAVAPSVPRPHRELLAHERVHLAPGATAALSFAVPRSALGHWDVAHGRWTVEPGPYEIHAGASSADVRRTVRVDVTGETPGPRPVLVAGLAAADYDEQSGTVIVDRTKATGDAVTSADPDVPGALLYRACDFGDGVTEITVTASGTGEVTVFRADGTTALAAVTVGPTDGPYAYAAVTVACHVRDVTDLRVELRGPVRLAHLAFSG